A genomic region of Paenibacillus sp. PL2-23 contains the following coding sequences:
- a CDS encoding helix-turn-helix domain-containing protein, which produces MSANNNYIPKEPVVIDCNIEKTLDVLGGKWAFLVLRELFSGTRRFGELQKLIPAISPRALTSTLRHLEERGVLEREAFPTVPVTVEYTLTPKGKDLHRILKEMKLWAARWT; this is translated from the coding sequence ATGAGCGCAAATAACAATTACATCCCCAAAGAGCCTGTCGTCATTGACTGCAACATCGAAAAAACGCTGGACGTGCTGGGTGGCAAGTGGGCCTTCCTCGTGCTGAGAGAGCTGTTCTCCGGTACGAGAAGATTCGGCGAGCTGCAGAAGCTCATACCCGCCATCAGCCCTCGCGCACTGACGAGCACGCTCCGTCATCTGGAGGAGCGCGGCGTGCTGGAACGCGAGGCGTTCCCCACGGTGCCCGTCACTGTCGAATATACGCTGACGCCTAAGGGCAAGGACCTGCATCGCATTCTGAAGGAGATGAAGCTGTGGGCAGCTCGGTGGACGTAA
- a CDS encoding aldo/keto reductase family protein, which translates to MQYRKLGKSGLKVSEISLGSWLTYGGYVERENAVKSIQTAYGLGINFFDTANVYEKGAAELLMGEALHAFPRESYVLATKVFWPMGDGPNDRGLSRKHVMEQCHASLKRLGADYVDIYYCHRHDPETPMEETLRALDDLVRQGKVLYVGVSEWTATQMAEAHAIADRYLLDRIVVNQPVYNMFNRYIEKDVIPYGERGGIGQVVFSPLAQGLLTGKYSSVNDLPEGSRAAKLDNMRKGVTEEKIAKVQELSKVAAELELSVGQLALAWILRQGNVSSALVGASRPEQVEENAKASGVKLDDSVRDRIEQILA; encoded by the coding sequence ATGCAATATAGAAAATTAGGCAAAAGCGGACTGAAGGTCAGCGAAATCAGCTTGGGCAGCTGGTTAACGTACGGTGGATATGTGGAGCGCGAAAATGCGGTAAAATCGATTCAGACAGCATATGGCCTCGGCATCAACTTCTTCGACACGGCGAACGTCTACGAGAAAGGCGCGGCCGAGCTTCTGATGGGCGAGGCGCTTCACGCGTTCCCGAGGGAATCCTACGTCCTCGCGACAAAGGTGTTCTGGCCAATGGGCGACGGACCGAATGACCGCGGTCTGTCTCGCAAGCACGTCATGGAGCAGTGTCATGCCAGTCTGAAGAGACTCGGCGCCGACTACGTGGATATCTACTACTGCCATCGCCACGATCCCGAGACGCCGATGGAGGAGACGCTGCGTGCTCTGGACGATCTTGTTCGCCAAGGCAAGGTGCTCTACGTGGGCGTAAGCGAATGGACGGCGACGCAAATGGCGGAGGCGCACGCAATCGCGGACCGCTACCTGCTCGACCGAATCGTGGTGAACCAGCCGGTGTACAACATGTTCAACCGCTATATCGAGAAGGACGTCATTCCTTACGGCGAGCGCGGCGGCATCGGACAGGTCGTCTTCTCGCCGCTCGCGCAGGGTCTCCTGACGGGTAAGTACAGCTCCGTGAACGACTTGCCGGAAGGCAGCCGCGCAGCTAAGCTGGACAATATGCGCAAGGGCGTAACGGAAGAGAAGATTGCCAAAGTGCAGGAGCTCTCCAAAGTAGCTGCGGAGCTGGAGCTGTCGGTCGGACAGCTGGCGCTGGCCTGGATTCTGCGCCAGGGGAACGTCAGCAGCGCGCTTGTCGGTGCGAGCCGTCCGGAGCAGGTGGAGGAGAACGCCAAGGCATCCGGCGTCAAGCTTGACGACAGTGTGCGGGATCGAATCGAGCAAATTCTCGCCTAG
- a CDS encoding RNA-guided endonuclease InsQ/TnpB family protein: MIVTVTAKIKIKPSESQMMALQQTMIAYRQGCNFVSALVFETSERRQSALHRMTYRTLRSTMGLRSQMAQSVLKTVRAKYKTILSSGHAWTRVQFKKPEYDLVWRRDYSLSAKLFSVNTLQGRIKIPFEAKGMETYFDGTWTFGTAKLVCKKQKWFLHIPVSKEMASPELKEIEHVAGIDLGINFVATVYDTEGRTLFFRGRGLKHKRANYQRLRSELQRKQTASSRRRLKQIGERENRWMTDVNHQVSKALVTRYGANTLFVLEDLTGIRRRAEKAKLKYRYVTVSWAFYQLRQMVTYKAKLAGSMAIAVDPKHTSQACPLCRHTVKENRDKHRHRFRCQACRYTSNDDRIGAMNLCLKGREYLLEGAGLA, translated from the coding sequence ATGATCGTTACCGTGACGGCGAAAATCAAAATCAAACCGTCAGAAAGTCAAATGATGGCCCTGCAACAAACGATGATTGCTTATCGTCAAGGCTGTAATTTTGTCTCTGCCCTTGTGTTTGAGACGAGCGAGCGCCGGCAGTCTGCCCTGCACCGAATGACGTATCGAACCCTGCGCAGCACGATGGGCCTGCGCTCTCAAATGGCTCAGTCGGTATTGAAAACGGTACGGGCTAAATACAAGACCATCTTGAGCAGCGGACATGCTTGGACACGCGTACAATTTAAGAAGCCGGAATACGATCTCGTCTGGAGACGGGATTACTCGCTAAGCGCAAAGCTATTCTCCGTCAATACGCTGCAAGGCCGCATTAAGATTCCCTTCGAAGCCAAAGGAATGGAGACTTATTTCGACGGCACATGGACATTCGGTACAGCCAAGCTGGTATGCAAAAAACAGAAGTGGTTTTTGCATATTCCAGTGTCTAAGGAAATGGCCTCTCCTGAGCTTAAGGAGATTGAACACGTTGCAGGGATTGATCTGGGCATCAACTTTGTAGCTACGGTGTATGACACCGAGGGGAGAACGCTGTTTTTTCGGGGAAGGGGACTGAAACACAAACGAGCAAACTACCAACGATTGCGTTCCGAGCTGCAACGCAAACAAACGGCTTCGTCCCGCCGCAGGCTGAAGCAAATCGGAGAACGAGAAAACCGTTGGATGACCGATGTGAACCATCAGGTCAGTAAGGCACTCGTTACCCGTTATGGGGCGAATACGCTGTTTGTGCTGGAGGATTTGACAGGGATCCGCCGCAGGGCGGAAAAGGCAAAGCTGAAGTATCGGTATGTGACGGTATCGTGGGCTTTCTATCAGCTGCGTCAGATGGTGACGTATAAGGCGAAGCTTGCAGGATCGATGGCGATAGCCGTGGATCCGAAGCACACCTCGCAGGCATGTCCCCTATGCCGCCACACGGTGAAAGAAAACCGGGATAAACACAGGCATCGCTTTCGTTGCCAGGCATGCAGATATACAAGCAATGATGACCGGATCGGCGCCATGAATCTCTGTCTGAAGGGAAGAGAGTACCTTCTTGAAGGTGCAGGCTTAGCATGA
- a CDS encoding glycerophosphodiester phosphodiesterase: protein MFRLLARSIRDFYGSYRKLLFFEYIYMLLTSFVIVPVITFIFNRILMVIGSGSLLNNEVYRLGYSYEGVIGLTMIGMVSSFALFIELCVLIIMVQQHYFGRDIAIIDALLTTLRRTPRLLGFGVVQLVFFLLLLIPFIDSPLSASFYALFNVPIFLQSRVLDASFAMTALYALLVIALLYTVLRWIFVLHFIVLEGKKISEAIRSSLALTRGRQLQLFLWLFLLNAVIIGTGFAAISSLSYLPAWLDNNVLKAFSDHYSLTLTTILTYMFALLLMPINIIFLTRVYYNFSRRQGKLPIDRTGIYRSALGRLEGRISSYLLERKRTRLLYVSVAALYLSLALFVGFKSHDSLIYAKWSVLISAHRGDITTAPENSLPSVRDAIDRGIQSVELDVQLTKDGIAVLNHDYDLKRMTGYAVRVPELTYEELSQYSIGRDEEGNPIPIPMLSEVLAEAQGRIKLLLDLKPYGPGEELVQEVVWIVQQFEMEEDVYIQSFDKETLRHIRAIAPDIKIGQILYFALGDLTALDVDFYTIEKVMLTEQLVEKAHANGREIWVWTVNSRSNMLEVLKFQVDGIITDDPALAQSLVEVDL from the coding sequence ATGTTCAGGCTGCTTGCCAGAAGCATCAGAGACTTCTATGGCTCATACCGTAAGCTGCTCTTTTTTGAATATATATACATGCTGCTGACCAGCTTCGTAATCGTTCCCGTTATTACGTTTATTTTTAACCGTATATTAATGGTTATTGGCTCCGGCTCGCTGCTTAACAACGAGGTCTACCGGCTTGGGTACAGCTACGAGGGTGTAATCGGACTGACGATGATTGGGATGGTCTCATCATTTGCGCTGTTCATCGAGCTGTGTGTGTTAATTATTATGGTGCAGCAGCATTATTTCGGCAGGGATATCGCGATTATTGACGCCCTCCTGACAACGCTGAGACGGACGCCCCGCTTGCTGGGCTTCGGTGTGGTTCAGCTTGTGTTTTTTTTGCTGCTGCTGATTCCGTTTATTGATTCGCCGCTGTCGGCGTCATTCTACGCGCTGTTCAATGTCCCTATCTTTCTGCAGAGCCGGGTGCTGGACGCGTCGTTTGCCATGACCGCCTTGTACGCCCTGCTAGTCATTGCGCTGCTGTATACGGTGCTTCGTTGGATCTTTGTTCTTCACTTTATTGTACTGGAGGGCAAAAAAATATCCGAGGCCATTCGCAGCAGTCTTGCGCTCACACGCGGACGTCAGCTCCAGCTGTTCCTTTGGCTGTTTCTGCTGAACGCCGTCATTATTGGAACAGGCTTCGCCGCGATCTCTTCGCTGTCCTACCTGCCAGCTTGGCTGGACAACAACGTGCTCAAAGCGTTCTCCGATCATTATTCGCTGACGCTCACAACGATATTGACCTACATGTTCGCCCTGCTGCTGATGCCGATTAATATCATCTTCCTTACGCGAGTGTACTACAATTTCTCCCGCAGGCAGGGCAAGCTGCCCATAGACCGGACGGGAATCTACAGAAGCGCTCTCGGACGGCTGGAGGGACGCATATCGTCCTATTTGCTGGAGCGAAAGCGAACGCGGCTATTATACGTCTCCGTCGCGGCTCTCTACTTGAGCCTGGCGTTGTTCGTCGGCTTCAAATCGCATGACAGCCTCATCTACGCCAAGTGGAGCGTGCTGATCTCCGCCCATCGAGGCGACATCACAACCGCGCCGGAAAACTCGCTTCCCTCTGTGCGGGACGCTATTGACAGAGGCATTCAATCGGTCGAGCTCGATGTGCAGCTGACCAAGGACGGCATCGCCGTCCTGAATCACGATTACGATCTGAAGCGCATGACAGGCTATGCTGTGCGCGTGCCGGAATTGACGTATGAGGAGTTAAGCCAGTATTCCATTGGACGGGACGAAGAGGGGAACCCGATCCCCATCCCGATGCTTAGCGAGGTGCTTGCGGAGGCTCAAGGGCGGATTAAGCTGCTGCTGGATCTGAAGCCTTACGGTCCGGGAGAAGAGCTTGTGCAGGAGGTTGTATGGATCGTGCAGCAGTTCGAAATGGAGGAGGATGTGTATATTCAATCCTTCGACAAAGAGACGCTGCGCCATATTCGCGCGATTGCTCCTGATATTAAGATTGGTCAAATCTTATATTTTGCCCTGGGCGATCTAACGGCGCTGGACGTGGATTTCTATACGATTGAGAAGGTGATGCTCACGGAGCAGCTCGTCGAAAAGGCACATGCGAACGGCCGTGAGATATGGGTGTGGACGGTGAACAGCAGGAGCAACATGCTGGAGGTGCTAAAGTTCCAGGTGGACGGCATCATTACGGATGACCCAGCTCTCGCGCAGTCGCTTGTTGAGGTGGATCTGTAA
- a CDS encoding beta-eliminating lyase-related protein, giving the protein MAHNSLMQAYSEAQYPLLGHGTRNIQVLKEALHACDGDLDSDMYGTGRIIEDYESKMAAMLGKEAAVFFPSGTMAQQIALRIWSDDAGSKKVSYHPACHLEIHQYRPGYSRLL; this is encoded by the coding sequence ATGGCTCACAACTCGTTAATGCAGGCTTACAGTGAAGCGCAGTATCCTCTGCTGGGGCATGGCACAAGAAATATTCAGGTACTGAAGGAAGCTCTCCATGCATGCGACGGAGACTTGGACAGCGATATGTACGGTACGGGCAGGATTATAGAGGATTATGAGTCGAAAATGGCGGCAATGCTGGGCAAGGAAGCGGCGGTGTTCTTCCCAAGCGGCACAATGGCGCAGCAGATTGCATTGCGGATCTGGAGCGACGATGCAGGGAGCAAGAAGGTGTCATACCATCCTGCCTGCCATCTTGAAATTCATCAATATCGCCCAGGATACTCCCGTCTTCTATAA
- a CDS encoding toxic anion resistance protein, whose amino-acid sequence MSFTMEVISPEELKTAIEEEVKPEPEEVKQLKQLALTNVAAILELEPDAFEKRNAILGAMDSFGISTMRSSSDKNNLLQVSVASLAKTGDDGGQVARGLTELHHQLKDLDPSAIDFAKSGLFGKFFHPLRSYFAKYQKADEVISDIIVSLDRGKTVLRNDNTTLEIEQQALRELTKKLQKEIQLGLLMDEEIERQLGDARMRGETEDKLRFITEEVLFPLRQRVMDLQQMLVVNQQGIMAIEVVMRNNKELIRGVDRARNVTVSALKIAVTVASALYNQRIVLQKIELLNQTTDMLISGTSRMLKDQGAAIHKQALESSVSVETMKQAFTDVLAALESISTYKQEALPRMRETIMQFRELADSGEGQIRRLEKGQRLGL is encoded by the coding sequence ATGTCGTTTACAATGGAAGTGATCAGTCCGGAGGAGCTGAAGACGGCTATAGAGGAGGAAGTGAAGCCGGAGCCGGAGGAGGTGAAGCAGCTGAAGCAGCTTGCTCTGACCAACGTCGCGGCTATTCTGGAGCTGGAACCGGATGCGTTCGAGAAGCGGAATGCGATCCTCGGGGCTATGGACAGCTTCGGGATCAGCACGATGCGGTCTTCCTCGGACAAGAACAACCTGCTGCAGGTTTCGGTCGCAAGCCTGGCCAAAACAGGGGACGACGGGGGGCAGGTGGCGAGAGGGCTGACCGAGCTTCATCATCAGCTGAAGGATCTGGATCCGAGCGCCATTGATTTTGCCAAAAGCGGCTTGTTCGGCAAATTTTTTCACCCGCTGCGGAGCTACTTCGCGAAATACCAGAAGGCGGATGAGGTCATCTCGGACATTATCGTCTCCCTCGACAGGGGCAAGACCGTGCTGCGCAACGACAATACGACGCTGGAGATCGAGCAGCAGGCTCTTCGCGAGCTGACCAAGAAGCTGCAGAAGGAAATTCAGCTCGGCCTGCTGATGGACGAGGAAATCGAGCGACAGCTTGGAGACGCCAGGATGAGGGGAGAGACGGAGGATAAGCTTCGCTTCATCACGGAGGAGGTGTTGTTCCCGCTTCGCCAGCGCGTCATGGACCTGCAGCAGATGCTGGTCGTGAACCAGCAGGGCATTATGGCCATTGAGGTCGTCATGCGCAATAACAAGGAGCTTATCCGGGGCGTGGACCGGGCGAGAAACGTAACGGTGTCGGCGCTCAAAATAGCGGTGACGGTCGCTAGCGCTCTCTACAATCAGCGCATCGTCCTGCAGAAGATCGAGCTGCTGAACCAGACGACGGATATGCTCATCAGCGGCACCTCGCGTATGCTGAAGGATCAGGGAGCTGCTATCCACAAGCAGGCTCTGGAGTCGAGCGTATCGGTGGAGACGATGAAGCAGGCGTTCACGGACGTGCTGGCGGCGCTGGAATCCATCAGCACCTATAAGCAAGAGGCGCTTCCTCGCATGCGGGAGACGATCATGCAGTTCAGAGAGCTTGCCGACAGCGGCGAGGGACAGATCCGGAGGCTGGAGAAGGGGCAGCGCTTGGGGCTGTAA
- a CDS encoding DUF2809 domain-containing protein, producing the protein MKAVIQARAAYAGAAIIVMAAGFISRAESDRLPPFVASHFGDALWAAMIYCGMRVLLTHKPRVWALILSLLFCFSIEFSQLYQEEWIENVRATLLGGLVLGHGFLAVDLLRYAVGILLLYGVDHYLTRWYRLRMAALR; encoded by the coding sequence ATGAAGGCTGTAATCCAAGCAAGAGCCGCTTACGCCGGCGCGGCCATCATCGTCATGGCCGCCGGTTTTATCTCGCGTGCGGAGTCGGATCGCTTGCCGCCATTTGTCGCCTCCCACTTCGGGGATGCGCTATGGGCCGCGATGATATATTGTGGGATGCGCGTGCTGCTGACGCATAAACCGCGCGTGTGGGCGTTGATCCTAAGTTTGTTATTTTGCTTTTCCATTGAGTTCAGCCAGCTCTATCAAGAGGAATGGATCGAGAATGTCAGGGCTACCCTGCTGGGCGGACTCGTGCTGGGCCATGGGTTTCTTGCTGTTGATCTGCTCAGATACGCCGTAGGCATCCTCCTCCTATATGGCGTCGATCACTACTTGACGAGATGGTATCGCCTCCGCATGGCCGCCTTGCGTTAG
- a CDS encoding VWA domain-containing protein yields the protein MGGRGRTVMVLSLIACGVFVLVYYGIRLTSDWGKTRTQVTAEDAAERLDDLYGDIRVTVEEPVKGAIDLDPAVVGDTLPDISKFPVSVANTTELYAEIFSSTEKSGSGNDGWLNEVAEAFNQAGLKVNGTAVSVRIRNIASGTAADYIRSGKYVPDGFTPSNELWGEMVKAHGMETEPIADRLTGNVAGVVTGKAKYEELIGKYGALNVKTLTDAIAGNELAMGYTDPFASSTGLNFLVTALDTFGGGDLLGEKAVQGFEKFQANVPFIASTTLQMREAAGSGMLDAFVMEFQTFRNAADLQSGYVFTPFGVRHDSPLYALGKLSPEKQDILRLFASFASDEAYQRLAEEKGFNGLDDYRTELPGVDGNTLASAQKLWKEKKNGSKPIAAVFVTDVSGSMDGEPLNRLKESLLNGQKYLGRENSIGLVSYSDDVTIHLPVGRYDANQQSMFVGAVNSLTAGGGTATFDGIAVAMKLLRDELAKDAGVKPVIFVLSDGETNKGHSLSEIRGLIETFEIPIYTIGYNANIEALASISGINEAASINADTEDVVYKIGQLLNVQM from the coding sequence ATGGGAGGCCGAGGCAGAACGGTAATGGTGCTGAGCCTAATAGCTTGCGGGGTGTTCGTGCTGGTCTATTACGGCATTCGGCTGACGAGCGATTGGGGAAAAACAAGGACGCAGGTTACGGCAGAGGATGCAGCCGAGCGGCTGGATGACTTGTATGGCGATATCCGGGTAACGGTCGAGGAGCCCGTGAAGGGGGCTATCGACTTGGACCCGGCGGTGGTGGGCGATACGCTCCCTGATATATCGAAGTTTCCGGTATCGGTGGCGAATACAACAGAGCTGTATGCCGAAATATTTTCCTCCACGGAGAAGTCCGGCTCGGGCAATGACGGTTGGCTGAACGAGGTGGCTGAGGCGTTCAACCAAGCCGGGCTTAAGGTGAACGGAACGGCTGTGTCAGTCCGAATCCGCAATATTGCCTCCGGCACGGCCGCGGATTACATACGCTCCGGCAAGTATGTCCCTGACGGCTTCACGCCCTCGAATGAGCTGTGGGGCGAGATGGTGAAGGCGCATGGCATGGAGACAGAGCCCATCGCAGACCGTCTTACCGGCAATGTGGCGGGTGTGGTCACCGGCAAGGCCAAGTATGAGGAGCTGATTGGCAAATACGGCGCGCTGAACGTCAAGACGTTAACCGACGCGATAGCAGGCAACGAGCTGGCCATGGGCTATACGGACCCCTTCGCCAGCTCGACGGGGCTCAACTTCCTGGTGACGGCGCTCGATACGTTCGGAGGCGGCGACTTGCTCGGCGAGAAGGCGGTGCAAGGCTTCGAGAAATTTCAGGCGAATGTGCCGTTTATCGCGTCCACCACGCTTCAGATGAGAGAGGCGGCAGGGAGCGGGATGCTGGACGCTTTCGTGATGGAGTTCCAGACGTTCCGCAATGCAGCCGACCTGCAAAGCGGGTATGTGTTCACGCCCTTCGGCGTTCGGCATGACAGTCCGCTGTACGCGCTTGGAAAGCTCTCGCCGGAGAAACAGGACATTCTTCGTTTGTTTGCGTCATTCGCCTCGGATGAGGCGTATCAGCGGCTGGCGGAGGAGAAGGGTTTCAACGGGCTCGATGACTACCGGACAGAGCTGCCCGGCGTGGACGGGAATACGCTGGCCTCTGCCCAGAAGCTGTGGAAGGAGAAGAAAAACGGCAGCAAGCCAATCGCCGCCGTCTTCGTGACCGATGTCTCGGGCAGCATGGACGGGGAGCCGCTGAATCGGCTCAAGGAGTCGCTTCTGAACGGACAGAAATATCTGGGCAGGGAGAACAGCATTGGCTTGGTCTCCTATTCCGATGATGTCACCATCCATCTGCCTGTCGGAAGGTACGACGCCAATCAGCAGTCCATGTTCGTCGGTGCCGTCAACAGTCTGACGGCAGGCGGCGGCACAGCTACCTTCGACGGCATTGCGGTCGCGATGAAGCTGCTGAGGGATGAGCTGGCGAAGGATGCCGGAGTCAAGCCCGTTATCTTCGTCCTGAGCGACGGGGAGACGAACAAGGGGCATTCGCTCAGCGAGATCAGGGGGCTCATCGAGACGTTCGAAATACCGATCTACACAATCGGCTACAACGCCAACATCGAGGCGCTTGCCAGCATATCGGGCATCAATGAAGCTGCCAGCATCAATGCGGACACGGAGGATGTCGTGTACAAGATCGGACAGCTGCTTAATGTTCAGATGTAA
- a CDS encoding TlpA disulfide reductase family protein, translating into MKLLYAVSAILVVAWLGVTAGVVMQFSAEREERLARAAASMDNQASARQEGLEKGSERMAEEPEELQFVKTEEYGKRMIDFTLEDQHGQSLTVSASSGKPKLINFWTSWCPGCKSEADDLNRIYEKYKDELEIVSVNITENDSMEEALAFMEDYQLQLPVLFDLDSVVSGDYSIIAIPTNYFIRADGTIQTVTYELSEQNAEPFLQELLESGQ; encoded by the coding sequence ATGAAGCTATTATACGCCGTATCGGCTATCCTTGTTGTGGCGTGGCTCGGCGTGACGGCTGGGGTGGTTATGCAGTTTTCGGCGGAGCGGGAAGAACGGTTGGCGCGTGCAGCTGCGTCCATGGATAATCAAGCATCCGCTCGGCAAGAGGGATTGGAAAAGGGGTCGGAGAGAATGGCGGAGGAGCCCGAGGAGCTCCAGTTCGTCAAGACAGAGGAATACGGCAAGCGCATGATCGACTTTACGTTAGAGGATCAGCACGGACAAAGCCTGACCGTTTCGGCATCGAGCGGCAAGCCGAAGCTTATCAATTTCTGGACTTCCTGGTGTCCCGGCTGCAAGAGCGAAGCGGATGATTTGAATCGCATCTATGAGAAATACAAGGATGAGCTGGAGATCGTATCGGTTAATATTACGGAGAACGACAGCATGGAGGAGGCGCTTGCGTTCATGGAGGACTACCAGCTGCAATTGCCTGTGTTGTTCGATCTCGACAGCGTCGTTTCCGGCGATTATTCCATTATTGCGATTCCGACGAATTATTTTATCCGGGCGGATGGTACGATTCAGACCGTGACATACGAGCTCAGCGAGCAGAACGCCGAGCCTTTCCTACAGGAGCTGCTGGAGAGCGGGCAATGA
- a CDS encoding transposase: protein MRKRMNEETKVRIVKEAISGVKVGVLARLYDLHPETVRTWVREHRESIPPEEIPLTDEHLEELKRLQDVEDRYEKAIKVLGEKELEIEILRDLLKKKNPAYQKDLK, encoded by the coding sequence ATGAGGAAACGGATGAATGAGGAGACCAAGGTGAGGATCGTCAAGGAGGCGATCTCTGGTGTGAAGGTGGGCGTATTGGCTCGATTGTACGACTTGCACCCGGAAACGGTTCGAACATGGGTAAGGGAACATCGGGAGTCTATCCCTCCTGAAGAGATTCCCTTGACGGATGAGCATCTGGAAGAGCTCAAGCGACTTCAAGATGTGGAAGATCGCTATGAAAAGGCCATTAAAGTACTTGGCGAGAAAGAGCTGGAAATTGAGATTCTGCGTGATCTCCTAAAAAAGAAGAACCCCGCTTACCAGAAAGACTTGAAGTAG
- a CDS encoding helix-turn-helix transcriptional regulator, which translates to MAKSLIGNHVRKFRFHHNEMTQQQLADQVGVTRQTIVAIEKGNYSPSLELALRIARVFGATVEEIFFIENEQ; encoded by the coding sequence ATGGCAAAAAGCTTGATTGGCAACCATGTCCGCAAATTCCGCTTCCACCACAACGAAATGACTCAGCAGCAGCTCGCCGATCAAGTGGGTGTCACCCGGCAGACGATTGTCGCCATTGAGAAAGGCAACTATTCCCCCTCGCTGGAGCTGGCGCTTCGCATCGCTCGGGTGTTCGGAGCGACTGTTGAGGAAATATTTTTTATCGAGAACGAGCAATAG
- a CDS encoding DDE-type integrase/transposase/recombinase yields MVLRILDISESTYYARKKREVQPTPSAATGRRGRPLPGHTYTFCGIPKSDEEIKERLMELVEGEEHVYGYKMLTECLRDDPYKLKINKKKVYRLCKELGILQKAWDRKSHHPRRLPKNRLITGRNQLWQMDIKYGYAIGVERFFFVLSIIDVFDRVVVGQYRGAACKASHAVQTLNQALQDRITEGEPMPVIRTDNGPQFVSQLFGDGLKRFSSNLEAP; encoded by the coding sequence TTGGTTCTTCGTATTCTAGATATCTCGGAATCCACGTACTACGCACGTAAGAAAAGAGAAGTTCAGCCTACGCCATCAGCTGCTACAGGCCGAAGAGGACGGCCGCTTCCTGGCCATACCTACACGTTCTGCGGCATACCGAAGAGTGACGAAGAGATCAAGGAAAGGCTCATGGAACTTGTGGAAGGGGAGGAGCACGTGTACGGCTACAAGATGCTCACCGAGTGTCTGCGTGATGACCCTTACAAGCTCAAGATCAACAAGAAGAAGGTCTACCGCCTCTGCAAAGAGCTCGGCATCTTACAGAAGGCGTGGGACCGCAAATCACACCATCCGCGGAGACTGCCAAAGAACCGTCTCATCACAGGTCGCAACCAACTTTGGCAAATGGACATCAAGTACGGGTATGCCATCGGCGTCGAACGATTCTTTTTCGTTCTGTCCATTATTGATGTGTTCGATCGCGTTGTGGTTGGACAGTACAGAGGGGCAGCTTGTAAAGCCAGTCACGCTGTACAGACGCTTAATCAGGCGCTGCAGGACCGCATAACGGAAGGAGAACCGATGCCCGTAATTCGCACCGATAATGGCCCGCAGTTCGTCAGCCAACTGTTTGGGGACGGGCTGAAGCGGTTCTCTTCCAATTTGGAGGCACCGTAG
- a CDS encoding NAD(P)-dependent alcohol dehydrogenase: MTGPALTYVWGLSPSSFGAHAEYMCLPETAPLILQANGMSFEDAVAISDGAPTALTFLRDKAKVRAGQRILINGASGAVGAYAVQLGKHYGAEVTGVCSGANVALVKSLGADLVIDYTQTDFAREGRTYDVIFDAVGKRSYWECRAALSSAGIYLTTVPSISIAAHMLLTANSRRHKAMFVAAGLMQNKQNLVYLQELFQSGKLRPVIDKRYPLDCIAEAHRYVDTGRKRGNVIVTM; encoded by the coding sequence ATGACAGGTCCTGCCCTAACTTATGTATGGGGGCTCAGCCCCTCCAGCTTTGGCGCCCATGCGGAATATATGTGCCTGCCGGAGACGGCGCCCCTTATCCTGCAAGCGAATGGCATGAGCTTCGAGGACGCCGTTGCCATTAGCGACGGGGCGCCTACCGCTCTGACGTTCCTGCGCGACAAGGCTAAGGTAAGGGCTGGCCAGCGTATACTGATCAACGGGGCCTCCGGGGCGGTCGGCGCTTATGCCGTTCAACTGGGGAAGCATTACGGTGCGGAAGTGACCGGGGTATGCAGCGGAGCGAATGTGGCTTTGGTGAAATCACTAGGCGCCGATCTCGTCATTGATTACACACAGACCGATTTCGCTCGCGAAGGCCGAACCTACGATGTCATCTTCGATGCCGTCGGCAAGCGTTCCTATTGGGAGTGCAGGGCCGCACTTTCATCAGCGGGCATCTACCTCACTACAGTCCCCTCTATCTCCATTGCCGCGCACATGCTGCTCACGGCCAATTCCCGTCGGCACAAAGCAATGTTCGTCGCAGCCGGACTGATGCAGAACAAACAAAATCTGGTCTATCTGCAAGAGCTGTTCCAGTCTGGCAAGCTGCGGCCCGTCATCGATAAGCGTTATCCGCTGGATTGTATAGCAGAAGCGCACCGTTATGTCGATACAGGACGCAAGAGGGGCAATGTAATCGTCACCATGTAG